A genomic region of Conger conger chromosome 6, fConCon1.1, whole genome shotgun sequence contains the following coding sequences:
- the asb5b gene encoding ankyrin repeat and SOCS box protein 5b isoform X1 has product MTEILERKPFGSQFANVYLSIFALFCFKLFVKISLNILTHFYVVKGNRKEAARIAAEFYDFGQGHRSWADRSPLHEAASQGRLLSLRTLLSQGYSANILTIDHVTPLHEACLGDHVACARALINAGANVNGTTIDGVTPLFNACSTGSVTCTEVLLEHGAKPQAEICQPSPIHEATSKGRSSCVEALIAWGADVDYDIPHLGTPLYIACMSKELQCTRVLLDGGANVQKGRFLETPLHAAAQKDCPEIMQVLLEFGANINSKNLELKRPVETAPPSSLAERLLLLYEAMPRSLCQLCRLSIREYVGRSRLHLISELQLPNLLKRFLQYR; this is encoded by the exons ATGACGGAGATACTGGAAAGAAAGCCGTTCGGCTCCCAGTTTGCTAACGTGTACCTCAGCATATTCGCGCTCTTTTGCTTCAAGCTCTTCGTCAAGATCAGCCTCAATATCCTCACCCACTTCTATGTGGTCAAAGGCAACCGTAAGGAGGCCGCTCGGATCGCCGCCGAGTTTTACGATTTTGGTCAAGGACACA GGTCATGGGCGGACCGCTCGCCGCTACACGAGGCTGCGTCTCAAGGTCGCCTGCTCTCCCTGAGGACTCTGCTGTCACAG GGCTACAGTGCAAACATCCTCACCATCGATCATGTGACTCCTCTCCATGAAGCCTGCCTCGGAGACCACGTGGCCTGTGCCCGAGCGCTCATTAATGCAGGAGCCAAT GTAAACGGCACCACCATCGACGGTGTGACGCCGCTGTTCAACGCCTGCTCCACGGGGAGTGTGACGTGTACAGAGGTGCTCCTGGAGCACGGTGCCAAGCCCCAGGCCGAAATATGCCAGCCCTCCCCCATACACGAAGCCACCAGCAAAG GGCGAAGCTCGTGTGTGGAGGCTCTGATTGCGTGGGGGGCTGACGTGGACTATGACATTCCTCACCTGGGAACGCCACTCTACATCGCGTGCATGTCCAAAGAGCTGCAGTGCACCCGGGTTCTGCTGGACGGGG GAGCAAACGTGCAGAAAGGAAGGTTCCTGGAGACGCCTCTACACGCTGCCGCGCAGAAGGACTGCCCGGAGATAATGCAAGTGCTGCTGGAGTTCGGAGCCAACATCAACTCTAAGAACCTGGAGCTGAAGCGTCCGGTGGAGACAGCACCCCCTAGCAGCCTGGCTGAGAGGTTGCTCTTGCTGTACGAAG CCATGCCCCGCTCACTGTGTCAACTGTGTCGTCTGAGCATCAGGGAGTACGTGGGCCGGTCCAGGCTGCATCTCATTTCAGAACTTCAACTGCCCAATTTGTTAAAGCGGTTCCTGCAATACAGATAG
- the asb5b gene encoding ankyrin repeat and SOCS box protein 5b isoform X2 produces the protein MPEVPCIESNTREKAPRKRTLEITEDFPAKKKSCWGILTSQGSWADRSPLHEAASQGRLLSLRTLLSQGYSANILTIDHVTPLHEACLGDHVACARALINAGANVNGTTIDGVTPLFNACSTGSVTCTEVLLEHGAKPQAEICQPSPIHEATSKGRSSCVEALIAWGADVDYDIPHLGTPLYIACMSKELQCTRVLLDGGANVQKGRFLETPLHAAAQKDCPEIMQVLLEFGANINSKNLELKRPVETAPPSSLAERLLLLYEAMPRSLCQLCRLSIREYVGRSRLHLISELQLPNLLKRFLQYR, from the exons ATGCCTGAAGTTCCATGTATAGAGAGTAACACGCGAGAGAAAGCACCAAGGAAAAGAACGCTAGAAATTACCGAGGATTTCCCTGCTAAAAAGAAATCCTGCTGGGGCATTTTAACAAGTCAAG GGTCATGGGCGGACCGCTCGCCGCTACACGAGGCTGCGTCTCAAGGTCGCCTGCTCTCCCTGAGGACTCTGCTGTCACAG GGCTACAGTGCAAACATCCTCACCATCGATCATGTGACTCCTCTCCATGAAGCCTGCCTCGGAGACCACGTGGCCTGTGCCCGAGCGCTCATTAATGCAGGAGCCAAT GTAAACGGCACCACCATCGACGGTGTGACGCCGCTGTTCAACGCCTGCTCCACGGGGAGTGTGACGTGTACAGAGGTGCTCCTGGAGCACGGTGCCAAGCCCCAGGCCGAAATATGCCAGCCCTCCCCCATACACGAAGCCACCAGCAAAG GGCGAAGCTCGTGTGTGGAGGCTCTGATTGCGTGGGGGGCTGACGTGGACTATGACATTCCTCACCTGGGAACGCCACTCTACATCGCGTGCATGTCCAAAGAGCTGCAGTGCACCCGGGTTCTGCTGGACGGGG GAGCAAACGTGCAGAAAGGAAGGTTCCTGGAGACGCCTCTACACGCTGCCGCGCAGAAGGACTGCCCGGAGATAATGCAAGTGCTGCTGGAGTTCGGAGCCAACATCAACTCTAAGAACCTGGAGCTGAAGCGTCCGGTGGAGACAGCACCCCCTAGCAGCCTGGCTGAGAGGTTGCTCTTGCTGTACGAAG CCATGCCCCGCTCACTGTGTCAACTGTGTCGTCTGAGCATCAGGGAGTACGTGGGCCGGTCCAGGCTGCATCTCATTTCAGAACTTCAACTGCCCAATTTGTTAAAGCGGTTCCTGCAATACAGATAG
- the asb5b gene encoding ankyrin repeat and SOCS box protein 5b isoform X3: MSYTFDYGWLDVPWGDGDLGSWADRSPLHEAASQGRLLSLRTLLSQGYSANILTIDHVTPLHEACLGDHVACARALINAGANVNGTTIDGVTPLFNACSTGSVTCTEVLLEHGAKPQAEICQPSPIHEATSKGRSSCVEALIAWGADVDYDIPHLGTPLYIACMSKELQCTRVLLDGGANVQKGRFLETPLHAAAQKDCPEIMQVLLEFGANINSKNLELKRPVETAPPSSLAERLLLLYEAMPRSLCQLCRLSIREYVGRSRLHLISELQLPNLLKRFLQYR; encoded by the exons ATGTCTTACACATTTGATTACGGCTGGCTTGATGTGCCATGGGGTGACGGCGACCTTG GGTCATGGGCGGACCGCTCGCCGCTACACGAGGCTGCGTCTCAAGGTCGCCTGCTCTCCCTGAGGACTCTGCTGTCACAG GGCTACAGTGCAAACATCCTCACCATCGATCATGTGACTCCTCTCCATGAAGCCTGCCTCGGAGACCACGTGGCCTGTGCCCGAGCGCTCATTAATGCAGGAGCCAAT GTAAACGGCACCACCATCGACGGTGTGACGCCGCTGTTCAACGCCTGCTCCACGGGGAGTGTGACGTGTACAGAGGTGCTCCTGGAGCACGGTGCCAAGCCCCAGGCCGAAATATGCCAGCCCTCCCCCATACACGAAGCCACCAGCAAAG GGCGAAGCTCGTGTGTGGAGGCTCTGATTGCGTGGGGGGCTGACGTGGACTATGACATTCCTCACCTGGGAACGCCACTCTACATCGCGTGCATGTCCAAAGAGCTGCAGTGCACCCGGGTTCTGCTGGACGGGG GAGCAAACGTGCAGAAAGGAAGGTTCCTGGAGACGCCTCTACACGCTGCCGCGCAGAAGGACTGCCCGGAGATAATGCAAGTGCTGCTGGAGTTCGGAGCCAACATCAACTCTAAGAACCTGGAGCTGAAGCGTCCGGTGGAGACAGCACCCCCTAGCAGCCTGGCTGAGAGGTTGCTCTTGCTGTACGAAG CCATGCCCCGCTCACTGTGTCAACTGTGTCGTCTGAGCATCAGGGAGTACGTGGGCCGGTCCAGGCTGCATCTCATTTCAGAACTTCAACTGCCCAATTTGTTAAAGCGGTTCCTGCAATACAGATAG